The Gammaproteobacteria bacterium region CATACCAGATCGCGCCGGGTGAGCTGCGAAGCAGTGAACGGCTTGGGCAGGAAGCCCAAGACCGGTGCCCAAGCAAAGCAGGGACAGCGCCGCGCCGGGATCGTTCGTCATCAAGACGCGACAACAGGCGCATAGTCGAACTATGGAACGGTTGTCGCAACACAGAGGACGGACGATAAAGACAAGCAGGATGGTATGTCATTTGACAGAAATCGCCTTAGAGGCCTTCCCCGGAATGCCGAACCCCGATCCGGCGCTGAGCCAACTCTCTGTGACGACGGACAGTCCGGACAGCGAACGCATCGAAACGATTCTTCTCGAGGCGGGCGCCATCTCCGTGACCCTCGAACCCGCGGTCGAGAAACCGGTACTGGAACCCCGCCCGGGGAAGACCCCGCTGTGGGAACGAACCAAGGTAACGGGATTGTTTCACTCGGACCGCGACCTTCAGGCCGTCAGGCTCATGCTCGCCGCCGCTCTGGGCCCCGGATCAACTTCATCTGTCCAGACCGTACCCCGACGCAACTGGGTCCGCGCCTGGATGGACGACTTCGGTCCCATGCGGTTCGGGAATCGACTCTGGATCTGTCCCAGCGGTGGTTCGGTGGAACAGGACGACGCCGTGATTGTGTCGCTCGATCCCGGTATGGCGTTCGGGACCGGGACGCACCCGACGACCGCGCTCTGCCTGGAATGGCTCGACGCACACCCGCCCACCGCACTCGACGTGATCGACTACGGTTGCGGCTCCGGGGTACTCTCCCTGGCCGCCTACCGCCTCGACGCCGCCATGGTGATGGCACTGGACATCGACGATCAGGCGCTGGCGGCTACCCGCGACAATGCCTCCCGCAACGCCATCGGTGCAGAACGGCTGGTGACCGGACACCCGGACATCGCGCGCACCGGTTCGTCCGATCTGCTGCTCGCCAACATACTTTCCGAACCCCTGATCGAGCTCCGCCAAACCTTCACCTCCCTGTTGAGGCCTGGCGGACGCGTGGTCATGAGCGGCATACTGCGGGAACAGGCGCGGAAAGTCGCGGCCGCGTATCGGTCGGTATTTACTCTGCGCGAACCCGTATCGAAAGACGACTGGGTCCTGATCGAAGGCCGGTTGAAGGACTGAACACAGGGCGACCCACCAGATCCCATGTACACCCAGTGCCCGAAATGTCATGCGCTGTTCGTCGTCACCTCACAGCAGCTTCGCGCCGCCGACGGCATGGTACGCTGCGGTCAATGCGAGCACGTATTCAACGGCAGGGAATACGTCACGTTCAGGAAGTCCGCAGGCAGTGGCACCCCGGGGATCCAGACCGGGATCTCCGGCCCGTCCGCCCGGCACACGCTGATCGAGGAACAGTCCACCCTGCCCACACGGGAAACCGTCCGGGACGAGACGCCCTCCGAGCCATTCGACACCCCTGCGACACAATCCCACTCGGCAGCGGAGTCCGCCCGGGACACCGGGCCTTCGCGGGAGCGCAGCGGAACGCAGGTCGCGTCCGTGCTCCCCGGGTTCCTTGTCCCGGAGCTCGAACGCCCGGAAGATCGCGTCGGCCCGCGACTCCTGTGGGTCGCGGGATCGATCTCGCTGGCCGCATTACTCGTCGTGCAGATTGCCTGGTTCAATCGCCACGCCCTATCGTCCCACGACATGACAGGCCCTTTGATCCATTCCCTTTGCGCTCACATCGACTGCGATATCGCGCCGCGGTCGGACCCGGATCGGATCGCCCTCGTGAGCCGGAACGTCTACACGCATCCGGACCAGGCGCGGGCGTTGACGATCAGCGCAGTACTACGCAACGATGCCGACTTCGACCAACCCCCACCGCGACTCCTGGTCGCCTTCTCCGACCTTCAGGGCACGGTGATTGCGGCGCGCCTGTTCGAGCCCGCAGAATACCTGCCGGCGCCGGAAATCGCCAACCGCCTGCTGTCACCGGGCGAGACCGTGCCCCTGCGGCTGGAATTGCTGGATCCGGGCGGCCCGGCGCTCAACTTCGAGATCGAGTTCCACTG contains the following coding sequences:
- the prmA gene encoding 50S ribosomal protein L11 methyltransferase; translated protein: MPNPDPALSQLSVTTDSPDSERIETILLEAGAISVTLEPAVEKPVLEPRPGKTPLWERTKVTGLFHSDRDLQAVRLMLAAALGPGSTSSVQTVPRRNWVRAWMDDFGPMRFGNRLWICPSGGSVEQDDAVIVSLDPGMAFGTGTHPTTALCLEWLDAHPPTALDVIDYGCGSGVLSLAAYRLDAAMVMALDIDDQALAATRDNASRNAIGAERLVTGHPDIARTGSSDLLLANILSEPLIELRQTFTSLLRPGGRVVMSGILREQARKVAAAYRSVFTLREPVSKDDWVLIEGRLKD
- a CDS encoding DUF3426 domain-containing protein, encoding MYTQCPKCHALFVVTSQQLRAADGMVRCGQCEHVFNGREYVTFRKSAGSGTPGIQTGISGPSARHTLIEEQSTLPTRETVRDETPSEPFDTPATQSHSAAESARDTGPSRERSGTQVASVLPGFLVPELERPEDRVGPRLLWVAGSISLAALLVVQIAWFNRHALSSHDMTGPLIHSLCAHIDCDIAPRSDPDRIALVSRNVYTHPDQARALTISAVLRNDADFDQPPPRLLVAFSDLQGTVIAARLFEPAEYLPAPEIANRLLSPGETVPLRLELLDPGGPALNFEIEFH